In Dermatophilus congolensis, a genomic segment contains:
- a CDS encoding metal-dependent transcriptional regulator yields MSNLIDTTEMYLRTILELEEEGVPALRARIAERLEHSGPTVSQTVARMERDGLLTVMPDRTIELSVAGRDLATRVMRKHRIAERLLTDVIGLEIEYVHEEACRWEHVMSDRVERKILAILKDYDRSPYGNPIPGLEAFGEEPQPIAQALRIGAVPDGTPVVLRSIGEHLQAEADILSEMSRAGVTPGAVVIPRRDGDGVVLYGEKVGSDKALWLGDELADYLFVEPAEKS; encoded by the coding sequence GTGAGCAACCTCATCGACACGACTGAGATGTATCTGCGCACCATCCTCGAACTTGAGGAAGAAGGTGTGCCAGCTCTGCGTGCACGCATCGCGGAGCGACTGGAACACTCCGGCCCGACGGTGTCGCAAACGGTGGCGCGTATGGAACGCGATGGGCTCTTGACAGTCATGCCCGACCGGACGATCGAACTCTCTGTGGCTGGCCGTGACCTTGCTACACGTGTAATGCGTAAACACCGTATTGCCGAGAGGCTGTTGACCGACGTGATCGGTCTGGAAATCGAGTATGTCCATGAAGAGGCGTGCCGGTGGGAACACGTCATGAGTGACCGTGTGGAGCGCAAAATCCTGGCCATTTTGAAGGACTACGACCGCAGCCCATACGGAAACCCCATTCCAGGTTTGGAAGCATTCGGTGAGGAGCCGCAACCGATCGCACAGGCACTGCGTATCGGAGCAGTGCCTGACGGCACACCAGTGGTGCTGCGCAGCATCGGTGAGCATCTGCAAGCAGAAGCGGACATTCTTTCCGAAATGTCTCGCGCTGGAGTGACCCCCGGAGCCGTGGTCATTCCGCGCCGTGACGGCGATGGAGTGGTTCTCTACGGCGAGAAGGTCGGTTCGGACAAAGCGCTGTGGCTTGGAGATGAGCTAGCCGATTACCTGTTCGTGGAGCCAGCAGAGAAGTCCTGA
- a CDS encoding C40 family peptidase, producing MPPSQKPAPTQPATSSTPKPEHKPVPAHPFEKAPHGPRLHSGKRSTPSPRLDTSLTASPKKAHRHTQKKPTTKKFTRATSAPTHKTAVLEMAKNLSGIPYVWGGTSTSGFDCSGFTQHIFRKAGIYLPRTAAQQQAATTHVKNPKPGDLVFFGSPAHHVGIYAGNGYMYDAPRSGRTTGLHKIWSSKVTYHRAH from the coding sequence ATGCCCCCTTCCCAAAAGCCCGCTCCAACACAACCAGCTACCTCCAGCACACCGAAACCCGAACACAAACCTGTACCCGCACACCCCTTCGAGAAAGCACCACACGGCCCCCGACTCCATTCAGGTAAGCGCAGCACACCCAGTCCCCGCCTCGACACATCACTCACTGCATCACCGAAAAAAGCACACCGCCACACCCAGAAAAAACCAACCACCAAAAAATTCACACGCGCCACATCCGCACCAACACATAAAACAGCCGTCCTTGAAATGGCGAAAAACCTATCGGGCATCCCATACGTATGGGGAGGTACTAGCACCAGCGGATTCGACTGCTCTGGATTCACCCAACACATCTTCCGAAAAGCAGGCATCTACCTGCCACGCACAGCAGCGCAACAACAAGCAGCAACCACCCACGTAAAAAATCCCAAACCTGGCGATCTCGTATTTTTCGGATCCCCTGCCCACCACGTGGGCATATACGCCGGAAATGGCTACATGTACGACGCCCCACGCAGTGGCCGCACCACCGGCCTACACAAAATCTGGTCCTCAAAAGTGACGTACCACCGTGCCCACTAG
- a CDS encoding metallophosphoesterase family protein: MRIVHTSDWQLGMTRHYLAGEAQARYTAARIDAIRAIGELAHSHNADAIVVAGDVFDSNLVAPATVHRSIDAMRSVGLPIYLLAGNHDALNAVSIYTSPAWLDHVPENVHVLDTGITNTGLGFEIVAAPLPSNDPRADLLGRELDTLEGPGDLPRIALGHGSVDLIDPDSHNPATMRLATMERALECGAVNYIALGDRHSRLSVGNTGRIHYSGACEVTDFVEKLPGDVLIVDIDSTRHVEVTPIHVGTWTFLTIEADLNSREDIVDLDSRLAAIDPKDRTVVRTILRGTLSLTDKAELDTLLDRYSTSLAALFSWKRHEDIAVAVEGTDVETMGLSGFVASAARELEQRASTPHDQDAAAARDALSLLFRLSAGVRR; encoded by the coding sequence ATGCGGATCGTGCACACCAGCGACTGGCAGCTCGGTATGACACGCCACTATCTAGCAGGAGAAGCCCAGGCCAGATACACAGCCGCACGCATCGACGCCATCCGCGCTATCGGTGAACTCGCACACAGCCACAACGCTGATGCCATCGTGGTTGCCGGCGACGTCTTCGACTCCAACCTTGTCGCACCCGCCACAGTCCACCGCTCCATCGACGCGATGCGAAGCGTAGGACTGCCTATCTATCTCCTCGCCGGCAACCACGATGCCCTCAACGCTGTTTCCATCTACACCTCACCAGCGTGGCTCGACCATGTACCCGAGAATGTCCACGTCCTCGATACCGGAATCACAAACACCGGCTTAGGCTTCGAGATCGTCGCCGCACCACTGCCATCAAACGACCCCCGCGCAGACCTACTTGGCCGCGAACTCGACACCCTCGAAGGCCCCGGGGATCTACCCCGCATCGCACTTGGCCACGGCAGCGTCGACCTCATTGATCCAGACTCACACAACCCGGCCACCATGCGCCTGGCCACCATGGAACGCGCCCTGGAGTGCGGCGCCGTCAACTACATCGCCCTGGGGGACAGACACTCTCGTCTTTCTGTAGGAAACACCGGGCGAATCCACTACAGCGGAGCCTGCGAAGTCACCGACTTCGTGGAAAAACTGCCCGGCGACGTCCTCATCGTCGACATCGACAGCACCAGACACGTCGAGGTCACCCCCATCCATGTTGGCACCTGGACCTTCTTGACCATCGAAGCTGACCTCAACAGCCGAGAAGACATCGTTGACCTCGACAGTCGACTAGCAGCCATAGATCCCAAAGACCGCACCGTAGTCCGCACAATCTTGCGTGGCACCCTCAGCCTCACCGACAAAGCAGAACTGGATACTCTCCTAGATCGATACTCCACCTCGCTAGCTGCGCTCTTCTCCTGGAAGCGACATGAAGACATCGCCGTCGCTGTCGAAGGCACCGACGTCGAAACAATGGGACTTTCCGGCTTCGTCGCCTCTGCCGCACGCGAACTTGAACAACGCGCCAGCACCCCACACGATCAGGACGCCGCCGCAGCTCGTGACGCCCTATCCCTGCTGTTCCGTCTCTCCGCGGGAGTACGTCGATGA
- a CDS encoding AAA family ATPase has translation MKFHALTVRNFKGITETTVDFPDTGVIIIEGPNEAGKSSLIEAIDLLFRYKDSSSHKAITEAHPIGEDESPYVEIEASIGPYRFSYAKRWAKRGANGARGRGGKTTLHITTPRTENHSGVAAHERATEILEEHVDTALWDALRLLQGTELAPLCLEGSTQLRAALDAASGAGTDAGGDGDTILAAVESEYTRYFTPLHWAPQRRIRKSACTCSSCSRTAGCSSTRGRGSLPGCQAACEHQRQHRRFTRKSSGGRKPGTAMGNAAGTS, from the coding sequence ATGAAATTTCACGCCCTAACCGTCCGCAACTTCAAAGGAATCACTGAAACCACAGTCGATTTTCCCGACACCGGCGTGATCATCATCGAAGGCCCCAACGAAGCAGGAAAATCAAGCCTCATCGAAGCCATCGACTTGCTCTTCCGATACAAAGACAGCTCCAGCCACAAAGCCATCACTGAAGCTCACCCCATCGGCGAAGACGAATCTCCCTACGTTGAAATCGAAGCCAGCATCGGTCCATACCGTTTCTCCTACGCCAAACGATGGGCAAAGCGCGGCGCCAACGGGGCACGAGGCCGCGGCGGAAAAACAACCCTGCACATCACTACTCCTCGCACCGAAAACCATTCCGGCGTCGCAGCCCATGAACGAGCCACTGAAATACTGGAAGAACACGTAGACACCGCACTGTGGGATGCCCTGCGTCTCCTGCAAGGCACCGAACTTGCTCCCCTCTGCCTAGAAGGCAGCACACAACTACGCGCTGCGCTCGATGCTGCAAGCGGAGCTGGTACTGATGCTGGTGGCGACGGGGACACCATCCTTGCTGCTGTCGAGAGCGAATACACCCGCTACTTCACCCCCCTCCACTGGGCGCCCCAAAGGCGAATACGAAAAAGCGCTTGCACATGTAGCAGCTGCTCGAGAACGGCGGGATGCAGCTCAACGCGCGGTCGAGGAAGTTTACCGGGATGTCAAGCGGCATGCGAACATCAGCGCCAGCATCGTCGATTTACGCGTAAAAGTTCAGGAGGCCGAAAACCAGGCACAGCAATGGGCAACGCGGCGGGAACAAGCTGA
- a CDS encoding ATP-binding protein: protein MQEDSQTQAARREVLIDDVAGRVQQVQEAEKDFATAAQQRTQMATRAEQVGEEITQAESHSRACRRAVAAARQRRRWSALEQEKQRLSERVARVDDVAARLGRARNELEELRVDAQLREKLETAEREVEAARIAQRAASARVTGRALAGSAAVEVDGAAVELGEDESEWVLCEPIEVVLPGVAAFRWVPEAGAAERIDQVRRAEREVERLLEECGVESMQEAHRQASRRVVVEAEIERGEAERSALLAGDEIGWMRDRLEEVEGALASVPLRMDGAEDKSDAADDGSEAALSALVEAEESAADEVERLRVRGEEAAVAAAQAREAATAAEANLVAGRRELQVRQSELEEARAQLSDEDVNERVVCAVAAVQEAQVQHEQARQAAQEAATGEEQLVAVERRVEGARSRLTDAERELVRIEAVLEQAGGQGRAEQLDEAASQLEVAEHDAQVVTRRAEAVRLLREVLREHSVQAKAAYVAPFRAEVERLGRLVYGPSFHVVVAEDLQVQERVLHGVNVPFESLSSGAKEQLSILVRLAVAQLVEPGEGVPVVIDDALGYSDPQRIVATTAAFETIGERAQVVMLTCTPGRYDGVRGARVVAVGQERFSVV, encoded by the coding sequence GTGCAGGAGGACTCTCAGACGCAGGCAGCTCGTCGGGAGGTGCTGATTGATGATGTCGCTGGGCGTGTGCAGCAGGTGCAGGAAGCGGAGAAAGATTTCGCCACTGCTGCGCAGCAACGAACACAGATGGCAACTCGTGCTGAGCAGGTGGGGGAAGAAATAACGCAGGCTGAGAGTCACTCTCGTGCCTGCCGGCGCGCGGTGGCGGCTGCGCGGCAGCGGCGGAGGTGGAGCGCGTTGGAGCAAGAGAAGCAGCGGCTGAGCGAACGTGTTGCGCGTGTGGATGACGTGGCAGCGCGGCTGGGGCGAGCACGTAACGAGTTGGAGGAGCTGCGTGTAGATGCGCAGCTACGGGAGAAGCTCGAGACTGCTGAGCGTGAAGTGGAGGCGGCACGTATTGCCCAGCGGGCGGCTTCAGCGCGGGTGACGGGGCGTGCATTGGCTGGTTCGGCTGCAGTTGAGGTTGATGGTGCTGCAGTTGAGCTGGGCGAAGATGAGAGTGAATGGGTGTTGTGTGAGCCCATTGAGGTAGTGCTTCCTGGTGTGGCAGCTTTCCGGTGGGTTCCTGAAGCGGGGGCGGCTGAGCGCATTGATCAGGTGCGTCGTGCTGAGCGTGAGGTGGAGCGGTTGCTAGAAGAATGCGGGGTGGAGAGCATGCAGGAGGCTCACCGTCAGGCATCGCGACGGGTTGTGGTGGAGGCTGAGATCGAGCGGGGGGAAGCTGAGCGCAGCGCGTTGTTGGCCGGTGATGAGATTGGTTGGATGCGCGATCGTCTTGAGGAAGTAGAGGGTGCGCTTGCCTCGGTACCTCTGAGAATGGATGGTGCTGAGGATAAGAGTGATGCGGCTGATGATGGTTCGGAGGCGGCATTAAGTGCGCTGGTGGAGGCCGAGGAATCAGCTGCGGATGAGGTGGAGCGTCTTCGAGTACGTGGGGAAGAGGCTGCTGTTGCCGCTGCGCAGGCGAGGGAGGCCGCGACTGCTGCTGAGGCGAATCTTGTGGCTGGGCGGCGTGAGTTACAGGTGCGGCAAAGTGAGTTGGAGGAGGCGCGTGCGCAGCTGAGTGATGAAGACGTTAACGAGCGAGTGGTCTGTGCCGTAGCTGCTGTGCAGGAAGCACAGGTGCAGCATGAGCAGGCTAGGCAAGCTGCGCAGGAAGCTGCTACAGGTGAAGAACAGTTGGTGGCGGTGGAGCGTCGGGTGGAGGGCGCGCGGTCTCGGTTGACTGATGCTGAGCGTGAGTTGGTGCGTATTGAGGCTGTGTTGGAGCAGGCGGGCGGTCAGGGTAGGGCAGAGCAGTTGGATGAGGCTGCTTCGCAGTTGGAAGTGGCTGAGCATGATGCGCAAGTGGTGACGCGGCGGGCAGAAGCGGTGCGGTTGTTGCGTGAGGTGTTGCGGGAGCACAGTGTGCAGGCCAAGGCTGCGTATGTTGCGCCGTTTAGGGCTGAGGTTGAGCGGTTGGGACGGTTGGTTTATGGGCCGTCTTTTCATGTGGTGGTGGCTGAAGACCTCCAGGTGCAGGAGCGGGTGCTGCATGGGGTGAATGTGCCGTTTGAGTCATTGTCCAGTGGCGCTAAGGAGCAGCTGTCGATTTTGGTGAGGTTGGCGGTGGCGCAGTTGGTGGAGCCGGGGGAGGGGGTGCCGGTGGTGATTGATGATGCGCTGGGGTATTCCGATCCGCAGCGCATTGTGGCTACTACTGCGGCTTTTGAAACTATTGGTGAGCGGGCTCAGGTGGTGATGTTGACGTGTACTCCTGGTCGGTATGACGGGGTGCGGGGGGCGCGGGTTGTTGCTGTTGGGCAGGAGCGGTTTTCGGTGGTTTAA
- a CDS encoding NADP-dependent oxidoreductase: protein MPTTTRVFLAQYPNGEPTDEDLRIEDAQLTTPEPGQALLQTLYLSLDPYMRGRMSQAESYFPPLELGSTIVGGTVSRVLECPGGELTPGDLVLGYGGWQTHSVENVAHLTRLDPDKAPPSTALGILGMPGFTAYAGLLLLGKPRPGETVAVAAATGPVGSAVGQIARIHGARAVGIAGGEAKTAYLKELGFDAALDHRSSTFADDLATATPDGIDVYFENVGGHVFDAVLPRMNTYGRIPLCGLVSGYNSTDLPAGPDRSSQLMGIILKKSLTVRGFIQTEFQKDHYSDFLRDMTTWINEGKIQYKEDIVEGLENSREAFRGLLTGKNFGKLIIHVAE from the coding sequence ATGCCAACAACCACACGAGTGTTTCTCGCGCAGTACCCCAACGGCGAACCCACCGACGAAGACCTCCGCATCGAAGATGCCCAACTCACCACACCCGAACCCGGCCAAGCCCTTCTCCAAACCCTCTACCTGTCCCTAGACCCCTACATGCGCGGACGTATGAGCCAAGCCGAGTCTTACTTCCCACCACTAGAACTCGGCAGCACAATCGTCGGCGGAACCGTCTCCCGTGTCCTTGAATGCCCCGGCGGCGAACTCACCCCCGGAGACCTCGTCCTGGGCTACGGCGGATGGCAAACCCACTCCGTAGAAAACGTCGCCCACCTCACCCGCCTCGACCCCGACAAAGCACCACCCTCCACCGCATTGGGCATCCTCGGCATGCCCGGATTCACCGCATACGCAGGGCTACTCCTGCTTGGAAAACCACGCCCAGGAGAAACCGTCGCCGTCGCAGCAGCAACCGGCCCCGTAGGCTCCGCCGTAGGACAAATCGCCCGCATCCACGGCGCCCGCGCAGTCGGCATCGCCGGCGGAGAAGCCAAAACCGCATACCTCAAAGAACTTGGCTTTGACGCCGCCTTGGACCACCGCAGCTCCACCTTCGCCGACGACCTAGCCACCGCCACCCCCGATGGCATCGACGTCTACTTCGAAAACGTCGGCGGACACGTCTTCGACGCTGTTCTGCCCCGTATGAACACCTACGGACGCATCCCCCTATGCGGCCTCGTATCCGGCTACAACTCCACCGACCTACCTGCTGGCCCCGACCGCAGCAGCCAGCTCATGGGCATCATCCTCAAAAAATCCCTCACCGTCCGCGGATTCATCCAAACCGAATTCCAGAAAGACCACTACAGCGACTTCCTGCGCGACATGACCACCTGGATCAACGAAGGAAAAATTCAATACAAAGAAGACATCGTCGAGGGCCTGGAAAACTCCCGTGAAGCCTTCCGCGGCTTACTTACCGGTAAAAATTTCGGAAAACTCATCATCCACGTCGCTGAATAA
- the lysA gene encoding diaminopimelate decarboxylase — protein MRAHEAGAMHASGYGGPPLWLPTPSDVNELLPQLWPRGTGRDERGRLSVDGVDTVTLAEQFGTPAYVMSEKDFRYRARAFKEAFESAFGVGRAHVYYAGKAFLCTQVARWVMDEGLSLDVCSGGELAVAQWVGFPAERIGMHGNNKSVAEIEQALSYGVGRLVVDSFDEIERVERVAARLGVVARVMVRVTVGVEAHTHEYIATAHEDQKFGFSLAQGVAAKAVEAIRSRRHMCLVGLHSHIGSQIFVSDGFHVAARRLLGLLAQCRDEQGRALPELDLGGGFGIAYTSEHEPMPPSRIAQEFAVLLQREAEQVGVEVPVISVEPGRSIVGPSTYSLYEVGTCKDVALPGGGWRRYVSVDGGMSDNVRAALYEADYSATLASRVSQAEPVLSRVVGKHCESGDIVVLDEYLPDDLVPGDLVAVPGTGAYCRALSSQYNHVPRPPVIAVRDGVARVIVRRETVEDILALDVDEG, from the coding sequence ATGCGCGCGCATGAGGCTGGAGCGATGCATGCTTCAGGGTATGGGGGGCCGCCGTTGTGGCTGCCGACGCCATCGGATGTCAACGAGTTGCTGCCGCAGCTGTGGCCCAGGGGAACTGGCCGTGATGAGCGTGGCCGGTTGAGTGTTGATGGGGTGGACACGGTCACTCTTGCTGAACAGTTTGGTACGCCTGCGTATGTGATGAGCGAGAAGGATTTCCGGTATCGGGCGCGTGCGTTTAAAGAGGCGTTCGAGTCGGCCTTCGGGGTAGGACGAGCGCATGTTTATTACGCGGGTAAAGCGTTTTTGTGCACGCAAGTGGCTCGGTGGGTGATGGATGAGGGCCTAAGTCTTGATGTGTGTTCTGGTGGCGAGTTAGCGGTGGCTCAGTGGGTGGGGTTCCCTGCTGAACGGATCGGAATGCATGGCAATAACAAGTCAGTGGCGGAGATCGAGCAGGCGCTGTCGTATGGGGTGGGGCGTCTGGTGGTTGATTCGTTTGACGAAATCGAGCGGGTGGAGCGGGTTGCGGCACGGCTGGGGGTGGTTGCGCGGGTGATGGTGCGGGTCACGGTGGGGGTGGAGGCTCATACGCACGAGTACATCGCCACGGCGCATGAGGATCAAAAGTTTGGTTTTTCGTTGGCTCAGGGGGTGGCAGCTAAGGCGGTGGAGGCGATTCGTTCCCGGCGGCATATGTGCCTGGTGGGTTTGCATAGCCACATTGGTAGTCAGATTTTTGTTTCAGATGGGTTCCATGTAGCGGCGCGTCGGTTGTTGGGTTTGTTGGCGCAGTGCCGTGATGAGCAGGGCAGGGCGCTTCCTGAGCTTGATCTTGGCGGTGGGTTTGGGATTGCTTACACGAGTGAGCATGAGCCGATGCCGCCTTCGCGTATTGCGCAGGAGTTTGCGGTGTTGTTGCAGCGGGAGGCTGAGCAGGTTGGTGTTGAGGTTCCTGTGATTTCAGTGGAACCAGGGCGTTCGATTGTGGGGCCGAGCACATATTCGTTATATGAGGTGGGGACGTGTAAAGACGTTGCGTTGCCAGGCGGTGGGTGGCGCCGGTATGTGTCGGTTGATGGTGGCATGAGCGATAACGTGCGGGCGGCGTTGTATGAGGCTGACTACAGTGCGACGTTGGCTTCGCGGGTTTCGCAGGCTGAGCCGGTGTTGTCGCGGGTAGTGGGAAAGCACTGTGAGAGCGGCGATATCGTGGTGCTGGATGAGTATTTGCCAGATGATTTGGTGCCAGGCGATCTTGTTGCGGTTCCTGGCACGGGCGCGTATTGCCGTGCGTTGTCGAGCCAGTACAACCATGTTCCGCGTCCACCGGTGATTGCGGTGCGCGATGGTGTTGCGCGAGTGATTGTTCGGCGTGAGACGGTGGAGGACATCTTGGCTTTGGATGTGGACGAAGGGTGA
- a CDS encoding homoserine dehydrogenase, producing the protein MNDDSRQVPLRVALLGFGVVGSAVAKVLTEGAEDLAARVGAPLELVGVAVRRAGVDRSASGLPAELFTTDAQSLVENADIVIEVIGGIEPARSLILRAFDHGASVVTANKALLAEDGPTLYAAAEKAGVDIHYEAAVAGAIPLLRPLRESLAGDSVNRVLGIVNGTTNYVLDQMDSTGMGFDEAVERAQQLGYAEADPTADVEGFDAAAKAAILASLSFHSRVALKGVSRTGITEVTSADMRAARAMGCVVKLLAICERTDVGEGEGISVRVHPAMVPVTHPLAGVRGAYNAVFVEASGAGELMFYGPGAGGEPTASAVMGDVVAQARHRVQGGRGPVESAYADLPVLDPGQAQTRYYLSLDVEDRPGVLASVAGLFSEAGLSIEQVRQESIAADEDGQESGHAELVIVTHQGSEASLSATVKAVSGLGVVCGVNSVMRVVGS; encoded by the coding sequence ATGAACGATGACTCTCGGCAGGTTCCGCTTCGTGTGGCGTTGCTTGGTTTTGGTGTGGTTGGTTCTGCAGTTGCGAAGGTGCTGACTGAGGGAGCTGAGGATTTAGCTGCGCGGGTTGGGGCGCCGTTGGAGTTAGTGGGTGTGGCGGTGCGCCGGGCTGGGGTGGATCGTTCTGCGTCGGGGTTGCCGGCGGAGTTATTTACTACTGATGCGCAGTCGTTGGTGGAGAACGCGGATATTGTGATCGAGGTTATTGGTGGGATTGAGCCTGCGCGCTCGTTGATCCTGCGGGCGTTTGATCACGGTGCGAGTGTAGTGACGGCAAATAAGGCGTTGCTGGCTGAGGATGGTCCGACGCTATATGCGGCTGCGGAGAAAGCTGGGGTGGATATTCACTATGAAGCTGCGGTGGCAGGTGCTATTCCGTTGCTGCGTCCTTTGCGGGAGTCTCTTGCTGGCGATTCGGTGAATCGTGTGCTCGGTATCGTCAATGGAACGACGAACTACGTGCTGGATCAGATGGATTCGACTGGTATGGGGTTCGATGAGGCGGTAGAGCGTGCTCAGCAGCTTGGTTATGCCGAGGCTGATCCAACTGCGGATGTTGAAGGGTTTGATGCTGCGGCTAAGGCAGCGATTCTGGCGTCGTTGTCGTTCCACTCGCGGGTGGCGTTGAAGGGTGTGTCCCGGACAGGGATCACTGAGGTGACAAGCGCAGATATGCGTGCAGCGCGGGCCATGGGGTGTGTGGTCAAGCTGTTGGCAATTTGTGAGCGTACTGATGTGGGTGAGGGAGAGGGTATTTCGGTGCGGGTGCATCCGGCGATGGTGCCGGTGACGCACCCGTTGGCTGGTGTTCGTGGGGCTTACAACGCGGTGTTTGTTGAGGCTTCGGGGGCTGGCGAGTTGATGTTCTATGGTCCTGGTGCTGGTGGTGAGCCGACGGCTTCGGCAGTGATGGGTGATGTGGTAGCCCAAGCCCGTCATCGTGTGCAGGGTGGCCGTGGGCCAGTGGAGTCGGCGTATGCGGATTTGCCGGTGTTGGATCCGGGGCAGGCTCAGACTCGGTATTACCTGTCGTTGGATGTTGAGGATCGTCCAGGCGTGTTGGCGTCGGTGGCGGGATTGTTCTCTGAGGCTGGTTTGTCAATCGAGCAGGTTCGTCAGGAGTCGATTGCTGCAGATGAGGATGGCCAGGAGTCTGGTCATGCTGAGTTGGTGATTGTGACGCATCAGGGTAGTGAAGCCTCGTTGTCGGCGACGGTGAAGGCTGTGTCGGGTTTGGGGGTTGTTTGCGGAGTTAATTCTGTGATGCGGGTTGTGGGGAGTTGA
- a CDS encoding homoserine kinase, whose translation MKGSAVVEVLPVGTAVRVRSCASSANLGPGFDSVGLALGVWDTYVAGVVETPGLTVVIDGDDQGVPRDERHLVYASMRTAFEQAGVVVPAGLVLRCASTVPQGRGMGSSAAAITAGVALAFGLVAVAEQNQGDALGQGEVQIDLDAVSDLASRLERHPDNASASVFGGATVSWVLDEAGEQVEPVPRFASAVVPLHPNIEPLVVVPTAQLPTSIARSVLPASVPHGEAARNSGTAALLTLALSQRPDLLLPATREWLHQEQRRGSLGASMELVDELRARGVAAVISGAGPSVLVLGSSSGDASVVEAVVAGRSSQGWKVLRPGVPTRGVRVERVTLEALSGGDVSLA comes from the coding sequence GTGAAAGGTAGCGCGGTGGTTGAGGTGTTGCCGGTGGGGACGGCGGTGCGGGTGCGGTCCTGCGCTAGTTCGGCCAACTTGGGGCCCGGGTTCGATTCAGTGGGTTTGGCCTTGGGGGTGTGGGATACGTATGTAGCTGGCGTGGTAGAGACCCCTGGGCTAACCGTCGTGATCGACGGTGATGATCAGGGTGTTCCTCGTGATGAGAGGCACCTTGTTTATGCGTCGATGCGTACTGCTTTTGAGCAGGCTGGGGTCGTGGTTCCTGCTGGTTTGGTGTTGAGGTGTGCTTCAACGGTGCCGCAGGGGCGGGGGATGGGGTCTTCGGCAGCAGCTATTACGGCGGGTGTGGCGTTGGCTTTCGGGCTGGTTGCCGTGGCTGAGCAGAATCAGGGTGATGCGCTGGGTCAAGGTGAGGTGCAGATCGACCTTGATGCAGTTAGTGATCTTGCTTCTCGTTTGGAGAGGCATCCTGATAATGCTTCTGCCAGTGTTTTTGGTGGTGCCACGGTGTCGTGGGTGCTGGATGAGGCGGGCGAGCAGGTAGAGCCAGTTCCACGTTTTGCCTCTGCGGTGGTTCCGTTGCATCCGAATATTGAGCCGTTGGTGGTTGTGCCTACGGCTCAATTGCCGACGTCGATTGCGCGATCGGTTTTGCCGGCTTCGGTGCCGCATGGTGAGGCTGCCCGTAATTCGGGTACGGCTGCGTTGTTGACGTTGGCGTTGTCGCAACGTCCTGATTTGTTGTTGCCTGCTACGAGGGAGTGGCTGCATCAGGAGCAGCGGCGTGGCTCGCTGGGGGCGTCGATGGAACTTGTTGATGAGTTGAGAGCTCGAGGGGTGGCTGCTGTGATCTCCGGTGCGGGGCCGAGTGTTCTTGTGTTGGGCTCTTCTTCGGGTGATGCGTCGGTGGTCGAGGCTGTGGTGGCCGGTCGTAGTAGTCAGGGGTGGAAGGTTCTTCGTCCTGGTGTTCCGACGAGAGGTGTGAGGGTTGAGCGTGTTACTCTTGAGGCGCTCTCTGGCGGAGATGTTTCGCTCGCCTGA